One stretch of Halichoerus grypus chromosome 8, mHalGry1.hap1.1, whole genome shotgun sequence DNA includes these proteins:
- the LOC118551897 gene encoding LOW QUALITY PROTEIN: olfactory receptor 4Q3-like (The sequence of the model RefSeq protein was modified relative to this genomic sequence to represent the inferred CDS: deleted 1 base in 1 codon) translates to MKSWKLCKIFLILLYRNVYFLPHRNDSKVTEFVLLGLSSSWELQLFLFLIFLLFYMTVVNSNVLIMVTVGADAHLLQSPMYYFLGHLSFIDLCLTCITMPQMLGDFLQQGKIISFSGCLAQIYFLHFLGASEMFLLTVMAYDRYVAICHPLHYLSVVNRQLCFQLVFVSWCGGFIHSITQVTLVIQLPFCGPSELDNFCDVPQVIKLACMDTYVVEVLMVSNSGLLSLVCFLVLLFSYAIILITLRTRFHQGQGKALSTCASHLTVVSLIFVPCVFIYLRPFRSFSVDKVFSISYTVITPMLNPLIYTLRNAEMKTAMKKLRKKHVASFCHIKG, encoded by the exons ATGAAGAGTTGGAAGCTATGCAAAATATTCCTCATCCTATTATACAGGAATGTGTATTTCCTACCTCACAGAAATGATTCCAAGGTGACAGAATTTGTTCTTCTGGGCCTGTCATCCTCCTGGGAGCTACAGCTGTTtctgttcttaatatttttgttattttacatGACTGTTGTAAATAGTAAT GTATTGATAATGGTAACAGTGGGAGCTGATGCCCACCTGCTCCAATCTCCTATGTACTATTTTTTGGGCCATCTGTCCTTCATTGACCTATGCCTGACCTGTATTACCATGCCTCAGATGTTAGGAGATTTTCTACAGCAGGGGAAGATCATCTCTTTTTCAGGATGCTTGGCCCAGATCTACTTCTTGCACTTTCTGGGAGCCAGTGAGATGTTTCTGCTGACAGTCATGGCCTATGATAGATATGTTGCCATATGTCATCCTTTGCACTACCTGTCAGTCGTGAACCGCCAGCTGTGCTTTCAGTTGGTTTTTGTCTCTTGGTGTGGGGGTTTCATCCACTCCATCACACAGGTCACACTGGTGATCCAGCTGCCCTTCTGTGGCCCCAGTGAACTGGACAACTTCTGTGATGTCCCACAGGTCATCAAGCTAGCGTGCATGGACACATATGTGGTAGAGGTGCTGATGGTCTCAAACAGTGGTCTGCTATCTCTCGTCTGCTTCTTGGTCTTGCTATTCTCTTATGCCATCATCCTGATCACCCTGAGAACTCGCTTCCACCAGGGCCAGGGCAAGGCACTCTCTACCTGTGCCTCCCACCTAACAGTGGTCAGCCTGATCTTTGTGCCCTGTGTATTCATCTACCTGAGGCCTTTCCGCAGCTTCTCTGTGGATAAGGTGTTCTCCATCTCTTACACAGTGATCACACCTATGTTGAACCCTCTCATCTACACACTCAGAAATGCTGAAATGAAGACAGccatgaagaagctgagaaaaaagcaTGTGGCATCCTTCTGCCATATTAAAGGATGA
- the LOC118551898 gene encoding olfactory receptor 4S2-like translates to MQLMFFALFLLLYIVIMVGNLLILLTVFSDPRLHTPMYFFLSNLSFVDIAYSSATAPKMIADFVSEKKTISYWGCVTQMFTFHFFGCAEIFVLTVMAFDRYAAICQPLRYTTIVSANACIVLASLSWLGALGHSFFQTLLTFQLPFCNNQVIDHYFCDVHPVLKLACADTTLVNMLVIANSGLISLGCFLILLASYTVILFSLRKRSSESQRKALSTCGSHFTVVTFFFVPCIFIYLRPSTTFPLDKAVSVFYTTITPMLNPLIYTLRNEDVKNAMKRIWSHKVSLKEKQKG, encoded by the coding sequence ATGCAACTGATGTTCTTTGCCTTATTTCTCCTCTTGTACATCGTGATCATGGTGGGAAATCTGCTCATTCTGCTTACGGTGTTTTCTGATCCCCGGCTCCATACACCCATGTATTTCTTCCTCAGTAACCTGTCCTTTGTGGACATTGCCTATTCCTCAGCCACAGCACCCAAGATGATTGCAGACTTTGTTTCCGAGAAAAAGACCATTTCCTACTGGGGCTGTGTAACTCAGATGTTTACCTTCCACTTTTTTGGTTGTGCTGAGATTTTCGTCTTGACCGTTATGGCTTTTGACCGCTATGCTGCCATCTGCCAGCCTCTCCGTTATACTACCATCGTGAGTGCCAATGCTTGTATTGTGCTGGCATCACTGTCCTGGTTGGGAGCCCTGGGTCATTCCTTTTTTCAGACCCTCCTGACCTTTCAGCTGCCTTTCTGCAATAATCAGGTCATTGACCACTACTTTTGTGATGTCCACCCAGTCCTAAAACTTGCCTGTGCTGATACAACCCTGGTAAACATGTTGGTGATTGCCAACAGTGGTCTCATCTCTCTGGGGTGCTTCCTCATTCTTCTGGCCTCCTACACTGTCATTCTATTTAGTCTTCGCAAGCGGTCTTCAGAGAGCCAGCGCAAGGCTCTCTCGACCTGTGGGTCTCATTTCACTGTAGTAACTTTCTTCTTTGTCCCTTGTATCTTTATTTATCTCCGTCCATCCACTACTTTCCCACTAGATAAGGCTGTGTCTGTGTTTTATACTACCATCACCCCAATGTTAAACCCACTCATCTACACTCTAAGGAATGAGGATGTAAAGAATGCTATGAAACGGATATGGAGTCACAAGGTCTCcttgaaggaaaagcagaagggaTAG